One window of the Flavobacteriales bacterium genome contains the following:
- a CDS encoding DUF1853 family protein, with product MKTKSRIVSILNTKSLDQSITGLHAFDLSNLSLPTNLDFQFPSNVRLGHIAENIVSGLIKSSSNYNVLYENTQVIEEKNTIGEIDFIIEEVETKQVIHLELAYKFYLYDPSISSNKINNWIGPNRNDSLVEKLEKLKRKQFPLLYHTCARAEFSSIEISKVSQALCLLVTLFIPYKYKGSIDPIYDKYIKGYYINFEAFIDSDDSSKNYHIPSKKEWGIEPSENETWTDFNGVEEHIRVSIGEKQALLCWQKQEASYSAFFIVWDDYQ from the coding sequence ATGAAAACGAAGTCAAGGATAGTATCCATATTAAATACAAAAAGCTTAGACCAGTCAATTACAGGTTTACACGCTTTTGATCTATCTAATTTAAGCCTACCCACTAATCTGGATTTTCAATTCCCAAGCAATGTAAGGTTAGGCCATATAGCAGAAAACATTGTTTCCGGATTAATTAAATCATCCAGCAACTACAATGTACTCTATGAAAACACCCAAGTAATAGAAGAGAAAAATACGATTGGTGAAATTGATTTTATTATTGAAGAGGTAGAAACAAAGCAGGTAATCCACTTGGAGCTGGCCTATAAATTCTACCTCTATGACCCATCCATATCTTCAAACAAAATTAATAACTGGATTGGTCCGAATAGAAATGATTCTTTAGTAGAGAAATTAGAAAAACTAAAAAGGAAACAATTCCCTTTGTTATACCATACATGTGCTAGAGCAGAATTTAGCAGTATAGAGATTAGCAAAGTATCTCAAGCTCTATGCTTACTCGTTACTTTGTTTATTCCTTATAAATACAAAGGCAGTATTGATCCTATTTATGATAAGTACATTAAAGGATATTATATAAATTTTGAAGCATTTATAGATTCAGATGATTCTTCAAAAAACTATCACATCCCTTCAAAAAAGGAATGGGGAATAGAGCCATCTGAAAACGAAACGTGGACAGACTTTAACGGAGTTGAAGAACACATTAGAGTCAGTATTGGCGAGAAACAAGCTTTACTCTGTTGGCAAAAGCAGGAAGCTTCCTATTCAGCCTTTTTTATCGTTTGGGACGATTATCAATAA
- a CDS encoding MarR family transcriptional regulator, giving the protein MAEKKKVKKNEKAMFIANMASTISWIQSNNNEFLKPFGISNQQYNILRILMGAGDWLDMGSVKKRMYDASPNATRLADKLLTKKLIERKGSAEDRRVVFVNITKAGLALIKKIDSSAGPDQHGFLDKITIKEAKIASEIISKLRT; this is encoded by the coding sequence ATGGCAGAAAAGAAGAAAGTAAAAAAGAATGAGAAAGCAATGTTTATAGCGAACATGGCTTCTACTATATCTTGGATACAGAGTAACAATAATGAGTTCCTAAAGCCATTCGGGATATCGAATCAGCAGTATAATATTCTTCGAATACTAATGGGGGCAGGGGATTGGCTCGACATGGGATCGGTTAAAAAAAGAATGTACGATGCATCGCCCAATGCGACACGATTAGCCGATAAATTGTTGACGAAAAAATTAATTGAGCGCAAAGGTAGTGCAGAGGATAGGAGGGTAGTGTTTGTAAATATTACTAAAGCTGGCTTGGCGCTAATAAAGAAAATAGATAGTTCTGCTGGTCCAGATCAACATGGTTTTTTAGATAAGATTACAATCAAAGAGGCGAAGATTGCTAGTGAGATTATTTCCAAATTAAGGACCTAG